The following are encoded together in the Cyanobacterium aponinum PCC 10605 genome:
- a CDS encoding PriCT-2 domain-containing protein has product MTKNNSFSLTELFSSDRFAVCRDKEYYEKSWQKGKSYDYCQKQLKIGKPNGYGLLTGEFNGVGIVSIDFDGDSADQVAKAIGSWLLNQDSMCWSSGKKGHYQIAYQIPTEHLALWQHISKYDLTKYKNYSAINGDHLEIRYKGCASVLPPSVHPETGYYKWIKEISPRCLSFQESYDLLNTCLIFIKDNDLSPQDELRLIETALSHILSDDYHQWVTVGMALYNHGVDFDIWDKWSATSAKYDGKGIEKKWDSFKKGYKVGIGTLFYLAKNNGFNQSQWMRENLKRNVKILSKTYEKSGNDINENNVPFLFEQLVNKLAQPEINESQRFLEIGQFCTQYKVAPS; this is encoded by the coding sequence ATGACAAAAAATAACAGTTTTTCCCTAACTGAGCTTTTTAGTTCAGATCGTTTTGCTGTATGTCGTGATAAAGAATACTATGAAAAATCATGGCAAAAAGGTAAATCTTATGACTATTGCCAAAAACAATTAAAAATCGGTAAACCTAATGGCTATGGATTGTTAACAGGTGAATTTAATGGAGTAGGTATTGTTTCCATAGACTTTGATGGTGATAGTGCGGATCAAGTAGCTAAAGCTATTGGTTCATGGTTACTCAATCAAGATAGTATGTGTTGGTCAAGTGGCAAAAAAGGTCATTATCAGATTGCATATCAGATACCCACTGAACACTTAGCTCTATGGCAACATATCAGCAAATATGACTTAACCAAATATAAAAACTATTCTGCTATCAATGGCGATCATCTTGAAATACGCTATAAAGGTTGTGCGAGTGTCTTACCCCCCTCTGTTCACCCTGAAACAGGTTATTATAAGTGGATTAAGGAAATCTCCCCCCGTTGTCTATCTTTTCAAGAGTCTTATGATTTACTCAATACCTGTTTAATTTTCATCAAGGATAATGACTTATCTCCTCAAGATGAATTGAGATTAATTGAAACCGCTTTATCTCATATTCTTAGTGATGACTACCATCAATGGGTAACAGTGGGTATGGCATTGTACAATCATGGAGTTGATTTTGATATTTGGGATAAATGGAGTGCTACCAGTGCTAAATATGATGGCAAGGGAATAGAGAAAAAATGGGATAGTTTTAAAAAGGGTTATAAAGTAGGGATAGGTACATTATTTTACCTTGCAAAAAATAATGGTTTTAATCAGTCTCAATGGATGAGAGAGAACCTCAAAAGAAATGTCAAAATACTGTCTAAAACTTATGAAAAATCTGGGAACGATATTAATGAAAATAACGTTCCTTTTTTGTTTGAACAATTAGTAAATAAGTTAGCACAACCTGAGATTAATGAGTCACAAAGATTCTTAGAAATAGGTCAATTCTGCACACAATATAAAGTAGCCCCTAGCTGA
- a CDS encoding NYN domain-containing protein: protein MNATISQAILLVDGYNVIGSWAYLQSIRDQKGLEYARNSLIESLINYSGYKELETKIVFDAHYQKTVKNEEKYSKSLSVHYTSYSETADTYIEKFCASFVRQNPESRTRIIVATSDQAQRHTVVGYGAEWMSAQKLAKEVDFTSIRQKKNLRYRPKSQGRFLFNSLDSKTQQALVKMRFGGG, encoded by the coding sequence ATGAATGCTACTATTTCTCAGGCTATCTTATTAGTGGATGGCTACAATGTCATCGGTTCATGGGCTTACCTCCAGAGTATAAGAGACCAAAAAGGCCTTGAATACGCCAGAAACTCTTTAATTGAAAGTTTAATTAACTATTCTGGTTATAAAGAGTTAGAAACAAAAATAGTTTTTGATGCCCATTATCAAAAAACTGTTAAAAATGAAGAAAAATACAGTAAAAGTCTTTCTGTTCACTACACATCATATTCAGAAACGGCAGATACTTACATAGAAAAATTTTGTGCTTCTTTTGTTCGTCAAAACCCAGAGAGTCGCACAAGGATAATAGTTGCAACATCAGATCAAGCTCAACGTCACACGGTAGTAGGTTATGGGGCAGAATGGATGTCTGCTCAAAAACTAGCCAAAGAAGTTGATTTTACAAGTATAAGGCAGAAAAAAAACTTACGTTATCGACCAAAGTCTCAAGGTCGTTTTCTGTTCAATTCCCTTGATAGTAAAACTCAACAGGCATTGGTGAAGATGAGATTTGGAGGTGGATAA
- a CDS encoding energy-coupling factor ABC transporter ATP-binding protein, which translates to MSKSDIAIAVENLRFSWSPQTSVLNSCSLTVPKGELWMLLGNNGCGKSTLLRLLANLLIADEGHIYTDSPLGFVFQNPDHQLVMPTVAADIAFGLVSEKLSLSQIKVRVREALCAVNLLELEDRPIYALSGGQKQRIAIAGAIARHCQVLLLDEPTALLDPDTQIELVALVQKIVKERNITALWVTHRLEELNYADGYFLLKEGKVVSQGNPRELFKN; encoded by the coding sequence TTGAGTAAATCAGATATTGCGATCGCAGTTGAAAATCTCAGATTTTCTTGGAGTCCACAAACATCGGTTTTAAACTCTTGTAGTCTTACTGTGCCAAAAGGTGAGTTGTGGATGTTACTAGGAAATAACGGTTGTGGTAAATCTACTTTATTGAGATTATTAGCGAATTTACTAATTGCCGATGAAGGTCATATTTATACTGATTCTCCTCTCGGCTTTGTCTTCCAAAATCCAGATCATCAATTGGTAATGCCAACGGTGGCCGCAGATATTGCTTTTGGCTTAGTTTCTGAAAAATTGAGCTTATCTCAGATTAAAGTAAGGGTAAGAGAAGCCCTCTGTGCTGTTAATCTCCTCGAATTAGAGGATAGACCCATTTATGCCCTCAGTGGTGGACAAAAACAACGTATAGCCATTGCAGGTGCGATCGCACGTCATTGTCAGGTATTATTATTAGATGAACCTACAGCATTATTAGACCCAGATACTCAAATAGAGCTAGTAGCTCTCGTACAAAAAATTGTCAAAGAAAGAAATATTACTGCCTTATGGGTGACACATCGTCTCGAGGAATTAAATTATGCAGACGGCTATTTTTTATTAAAAGAAGGTAAAGTAGTATCACAAGGGAATCCAAGGGAATTATTTAAGAATTAG